A single region of the Candidatus Parcubacteria bacterium genome encodes:
- a CDS encoding tetratricopeptide repeat protein, with product MNDILSIINSLKEAGEYTAAREVALAALRRSPSYPPLLQALAEITFTMNRYEEALECLEALRAQGIDNANLSFNRAQCLYFTFRAPEAIPLLRSVIAAHPGEASLLATLALYLASVGENEESYALLKSIPAETPGVRAQLGWHMLREGHFQEAFKNLQFEKGVWHAEKIYDLPQEKLYAAGLPLQGKRIFVVSEGGLGDEILFTRFIQILKSRGAYVIFGCSPELWSILRDSPSAPHEFRKITEVKGQEYDYYAPLMSLPILLECTNPYSGISIPYLSADPAYVEKWKPKVAKVANGKPAIAIRWQGKMELEYRQARAVSVQEMLPLAELGALFSIQRDNGLEELRKNDPVYDLGPDLVSWDETLGVLANMDYVVTSCTSTVHIAGAMGKKTALIAAFSYPLYFPWAVPGEKTDWYPSVKVFRQTRYNDWKGAIQAAYEWIKKDIEETRKEKLTATKNGV from the coding sequence ATGAACGACATCCTTTCCATAATCAATTCCCTCAAGGAGGCAGGAGAGTACACGGCTGCGCGTGAAGTGGCCTTGGCTGCGCTCAGGCGCTCTCCCAGCTATCCTCCGCTTCTCCAGGCACTCGCGGAGATCACCTTCACTATGAATCGCTACGAAGAAGCGCTCGAGTGCCTGGAGGCGCTCCGGGCGCAGGGGATAGATAACGCCAATCTCTCTTTTAATCGCGCGCAGTGCCTCTATTTCACTTTCCGCGCGCCGGAGGCGATCCCATTGCTTCGCTCTGTCATTGCCGCTCATCCAGGGGAGGCCTCGCTTCTTGCGACGCTCGCTCTCTATCTCGCTTCCGTAGGCGAGAACGAGGAGAGCTACGCCCTCCTCAAGAGTATCCCTGCTGAGACTCCCGGGGTACGCGCACAGCTCGGCTGGCATATGCTGCGCGAAGGTCATTTCCAGGAAGCCTTCAAGAATCTGCAGTTCGAGAAGGGTGTCTGGCACGCGGAGAAGATCTATGACCTGCCTCAAGAGAAGCTCTATGCAGCCGGACTCCCGCTCCAAGGGAAGCGTATCTTCGTGGTGAGCGAGGGAGGCCTTGGGGATGAGATCCTCTTCACTCGGTTTATCCAGATTCTTAAAAGCCGCGGCGCGTACGTCATCTTCGGCTGTTCTCCAGAACTCTGGAGCATCCTCAGAGACTCGCCGTCTGCCCCGCATGAGTTCCGGAAGATAACGGAGGTGAAGGGGCAGGAGTACGATTACTATGCTCCCCTGATGAGTCTGCCCATCCTCCTTGAATGCACCAACCCATATTCTGGTATCAGTATCCCGTATCTCTCTGCAGATCCGGCATACGTAGAGAAATGGAAGCCGAAGGTCGCCAAGGTAGCAAACGGCAAACCCGCGATAGCTATTAGGTGGCAGGGCAAGATGGAGCTGGAGTATCGGCAGGCACGTGCGGTTTCTGTACAGGAGATGCTGCCGCTTGCGGAGCTCGGAGCGCTCTTCTCCATCCAGCGAGACAATGGATTGGAGGAGCTCCGTAAGAATGACCCGGTGTATGATCTCGGCCCCGATCTCGTCTCCTGGGATGAGACGCTCGGTGTCCTCGCGAATATGGATTACGTGGTGACCTCTTGCACCTCGACCGTGCATATCGCGGGTGCCATGGGGAAGAAGACCGCGCTCATCGCCGCCTTCTCATACCCGCTCTACTTCCCCTGGGCAGTGCCTGGAGAGAAAACCGATTGGTATCCTTCAGTAAAAGTCTTCCGACAGACGCGGTATAATGATTGGAAAGGGGCCATACAAGCAGCGTACGAATGGATTAAGAAAGATATAGAAGAAACTCGCAAGGAAAAATTGACAGCAACAAAAAACGGGGTATAA
- the miaA gene encoding tRNA (adenosine(37)-N6)-dimethylallyltransferase MiaA yields the protein MSKPQLIAIIGPTASGKTALSIALAHALNGEIISADSRQVYRGLDLGTGKVTREEMNSVPHHLLDVADPKERFSVSDFQKLGKKAIEDILSRGKLPIICGGTGLYVDTLLNNTVLPEVPPNKELREELEKLPVEELFQRLEALDPKRAADIDRHNPMRLIRAVEIAEALGKVPKVETSEEYDVLKIGLLPPDEVLKEKISRRIKERLEQGMLVEAEKLHAEGLSYERMEELGLEYRYMARLLQGKITREEFEKELLNEIWQYTKRQKTWFKRNKEIRWFEDGKDTRIAAVAEGFLTDQVKN from the coding sequence ATGTCTAAACCCCAGCTCATAGCCATCATAGGTCCCACCGCCTCCGGAAAGACGGCCCTCTCCATAGCCCTCGCCCACGCCCTTAACGGCGAGATCATCTCCGCCGACTCCCGCCAGGTCTATCGAGGGCTCGATTTGGGCACCGGCAAGGTAACCAGAGAGGAGATGAATAGCGTTCCCCATCATCTCCTCGACGTCGCCGACCCGAAGGAGCGCTTCTCTGTTTCGGACTTCCAAAAGCTCGGAAAGAAAGCGATTGAAGACATCCTCTCCCGCGGCAAACTCCCTATCATCTGCGGAGGCACCGGGCTCTACGTGGATACCCTCCTCAACAACACCGTGCTTCCCGAAGTTCCGCCGAACAAAGAACTACGAGAGGAACTGGAAAAACTTCCAGTGGAGGAACTTTTCCAGAGACTGGAAGCGCTCGATCCTAAGCGGGCAGCGGACATAGATCGACACAACCCCATGCGCCTAATACGTGCCGTAGAGATCGCGGAAGCCCTCGGGAAAGTACCCAAGGTAGAAACATCAGAAGAATACGACGTGCTCAAGATCGGCCTCCTGCCTCCAGATGAGGTGTTGAAGGAAAAGATTTCTAGACGTATCAAAGAACGCCTGGAACAAGGCATGCTTGTAGAAGCCGAGAAGCTCCACGCCGAAGGGCTTTCCTACGAGCGCATGGAGGAACTTGGACTTGAATATCGCTACATGGCCCGCCTGCTCCAGGGAAAGATTACGCGCGAAGAATTTGAGAAAGAGCTTCTAAATGAAATCTGGCAGTACACTAAGCGCCAGAAGACGTGGTTCAAGAGGAATAAGGAGATACGGTGGTTTGAGGACGGAAAGGATACGAGAATAGCAGCTGTAGCAGAAGGCTTCCTAACGGATCAAGTGAAAAACTGA
- a CDS encoding serine protease, whose protein sequence is MDIDDLNKTQIILLTLLVSFVTSIATGIVTVSLVEQAPPSFTQTVNRVVERTVEKVVPTATPKPGTTVKETTVVVKEEDLLIKSIEKNQQALHTLRMKAENADGTPGEIFLGWATLLSAEGVAATDLALIGEGNSYILEDAAGKRRDGTVLLRDRASGIALLKIAKAEGDKVVFAPVPFADASSVRLGQSVIAFGGRLKPSVSVGIVSSSSKGEENASSTAMVLKSVDASINPPGGITGGPLTNIFGELVALSVSEGAGTSYAPVSALAALLRKL, encoded by the coding sequence ATGGATATAGACGATCTTAATAAGACGCAGATCATCCTCCTCACTCTCCTCGTGAGCTTCGTCACCTCTATCGCTACCGGCATCGTGACGGTCTCTCTCGTCGAACAGGCGCCCCCGTCCTTCACCCAGACGGTGAATCGCGTAGTGGAGCGTACTGTGGAGAAAGTGGTGCCCACCGCTACCCCGAAGCCTGGCACGACAGTGAAAGAGACTACGGTGGTGGTGAAGGAAGAGGATTTGCTCATCAAATCTATCGAGAAGAATCAGCAAGCATTGCACACACTGCGGATGAAAGCAGAGAATGCGGATGGTACCCCTGGAGAGATATTCCTCGGCTGGGCTACACTGCTCTCTGCAGAGGGGGTAGCCGCTACTGACCTCGCGCTTATCGGAGAGGGCAACAGCTATATCCTCGAGGATGCAGCGGGGAAGCGGCGTGACGGCACGGTGCTCCTTCGTGACCGCGCTTCGGGCATAGCGCTCCTGAAGATCGCTAAGGCTGAAGGGGACAAGGTGGTGTTCGCGCCGGTACCCTTCGCGGATGCTTCTTCTGTTCGTCTCGGTCAGAGCGTCATAGCCTTCGGCGGCCGCCTCAAGCCTTCTGTCTCCGTAGGTATCGTCTCCTCTTCCTCGAAAGGGGAGGAGAATGCGAGCTCCACTGCAATGGTTCTCAAGAGCGTAGACGCGAGCATCAATCCGCCAGGCGGGATCACTGGTGGTCCGCTCACCAATATCTTTGGCGAACTGGTGGCCCTCTCCGTCTCCGAAGGAGCGGGCACTTCCTACGCTCCGGTGTCCGCTCTCGCAGCGCTCCTGAGAAAGCTCTAA
- a CDS encoding ParB/RepB/Spo0J family partition protein, producing MSQYYGDAIFWIEVERIKPNPYQPRRDFDQARLKDLADSIRQYGILQPLVVTRHEIETPEGGLTTEYELIAGERRLRASKLAGLSQVPAIIRTSSTATEDPRLKLELAIIENLQREDLNPVDRARAFERLTKEFGFKHGQIGEKMGKSREYVANTLRILALPDYLLMALGEGKISEGHTRPLLMLSDRPEEQMTLFKEILYKRLTVRETEAIARRIANDKVRKKEYIVDPAQLELERKLTESLGTRVQIERKEKGGKILIDFFSSDDLQTILAGLHLEDGSVKKAIPDNPSLSASEVPTSEPEAAPELMDDRSKEEKEDEDPDLYSVKNFSI from the coding sequence ATGTCGCAGTATTACGGAGACGCAATTTTCTGGATTGAGGTCGAACGGATTAAGCCCAATCCCTACCAGCCGCGGCGTGATTTCGATCAAGCCCGTCTCAAGGACCTGGCCGATTCCATCCGCCAATACGGCATCCTTCAGCCGCTTGTGGTGACCCGCCATGAGATTGAGACGCCGGAAGGGGGACTTACCACCGAGTATGAGCTCATCGCCGGAGAGCGCCGCTTGCGCGCTTCTAAGCTCGCTGGTCTCTCTCAGGTACCTGCCATCATCCGCACGAGCAGCACCGCCACGGAGGATCCGCGTCTCAAGCTCGAGCTGGCCATCATTGAGAACCTCCAGCGTGAGGATCTCAATCCAGTGGATCGCGCGCGCGCTTTTGAGCGGCTCACTAAGGAGTTCGGCTTCAAGCATGGCCAGATCGGGGAGAAGATGGGCAAGAGCCGTGAGTATGTGGCCAACACCCTGCGCATCCTCGCTCTGCCCGATTACCTCCTCATGGCCCTCGGGGAAGGGAAGATAAGCGAGGGACACACCCGCCCGCTCCTCATGCTCTCGGATAGGCCGGAAGAGCAAATGACTCTTTTCAAAGAGATCCTCTACAAGCGCCTTACGGTCCGCGAGACGGAGGCTATCGCCCGTCGCATAGCGAACGACAAGGTGCGCAAGAAGGAGTACATCGTCGATCCGGCCCAGCTCGAGCTCGAGCGTAAGCTCACCGAGTCTCTCGGCACCCGCGTGCAGATCGAGCGCAAGGAGAAGGGCGGCAAGATCCTCATCGACTTCTTCTCTTCCGACGACTTGCAGACTATCCTTGCTGGTCTCCATCTTGAGGATGGTTCAGTAAAAAAAGCAATTCCCGACAATCCTTCTCTTTCTGCTTCCGAAGTGCCTACCTCAGAACCTGAAGCTGCTCCAGAACTCATGGACGACCGCTCCAAGGAAGAAAAAGAAGACGAGGACCCTGACCTCTACTCGGTGAAGAATTTCTCTATTTAA
- a CDS encoding AAA family ATPase: MPPFQHFTTKARDAIRKAHELAIERGQNQVNPLHLAAALLLQEESMVFSVLEVLEVDVAHLTDTILETMETPETSSTLSPSYQIYLTSDLAQVLEYSSKVASGMRDEFVSVEHLFVALLEVPSGARDVFSRYRLTKEVVLKTLQEFRKGKVAETKEPKKARALAKYTRNLTELAQKNKLDPVIGRDAEISRIIQVLSRRTKNNPLLIGEAGVGKTAIAEGLAIRIANGDVPESLKGKELVSLDLGLLIAGTKYRGEFEERLKGIMKEIERAEGKIIVFIDEIHTIVGAGAAEGAMDASNMLKPALARGELRAIGATTLKEFQRHIEKDPALTRRFQPVYVLEPSVEDAVAILRGLKEKYELYHGVRITDDAILAAVNLSSRYITDRFLPDKAVDLIDEAASALRISLENKPPALEEAHRKILRLEIEKEALKKEADSSEGKNAKSRTKTIDREIAELREKTHDLELRWNNEKDILGSIRSIKKELEELRMEAERTEARADLARSAEIRYGKIPQLEKELEGKNKRLEKLQRSRRILKEEVAESDIADVVARWTGIPVFRMLEAEASKLSRMEDELRKRVVGQEEAIRKVSEAVRRSRAGISDPDRPIGSFIFLGPTGVGKTELTRALAEFMFDTDKALIRIDMSEYMEKHSVSRLIGAPPGYVGHEEGGTLTEVVRHRPYSVLLFDEIEKAHPEVFNILLQVLDNGRLTDSKGRTVNFKNTIIIMTSNIGAQYIDKMEQIGFNTSRGSADKQYNLTKEKVQAALKDFFRPEFLNRLDDVIIFDILKPEIVHQIVSIQVDIVQKRLAEKEINLEFQDGVIDLLAKEGYDPHYGARPLKRLIQTRILNPVATLMINKGVAQGGTIIVGLKDKEFTFEVKKGKRTAATFVDADKVLA; encoded by the coding sequence ATGCCCCCCTTCCAACACTTTACAACTAAAGCTCGGGATGCCATCCGCAAGGCCCATGAACTGGCCATCGAGCGGGGGCAGAACCAGGTAAACCCGCTTCATCTTGCGGCTGCGCTCCTCCTTCAAGAAGAGAGCATGGTGTTTTCCGTACTCGAAGTGCTCGAGGTAGACGTCGCACATCTCACTGACACCATCCTTGAGACCATGGAGACGCCGGAGACCTCCTCCACGCTCTCTCCTTCATATCAAATCTACCTCACCTCGGATCTCGCCCAGGTACTCGAATATTCTTCCAAGGTCGCTTCCGGCATGCGCGATGAGTTCGTCTCCGTGGAGCATCTCTTCGTGGCGCTTCTCGAAGTGCCCTCTGGCGCGCGCGACGTCTTCTCCCGCTACCGCCTTACTAAAGAAGTCGTTCTTAAAACGCTCCAAGAGTTTCGTAAAGGAAAGGTGGCGGAGACCAAGGAGCCGAAGAAGGCTCGTGCGCTAGCCAAGTACACCCGCAATCTCACCGAGCTCGCTCAGAAGAACAAGCTTGATCCGGTGATCGGCCGCGACGCAGAGATCTCTCGCATCATCCAGGTGCTCTCCCGCCGCACTAAGAACAACCCTCTCCTCATCGGTGAAGCGGGCGTCGGTAAGACCGCTATCGCGGAAGGTCTCGCCATCCGCATCGCAAACGGCGACGTGCCGGAGTCCCTCAAGGGCAAAGAACTCGTCTCGCTCGACCTCGGTCTCCTCATCGCAGGTACTAAGTATCGTGGAGAGTTCGAAGAGCGCCTCAAGGGCATCATGAAGGAGATCGAGCGCGCGGAAGGGAAGATCATTGTCTTCATCGACGAGATCCACACCATTGTGGGGGCAGGTGCTGCCGAGGGTGCTATGGATGCGTCCAACATGCTGAAGCCGGCGCTCGCACGCGGTGAGCTTCGCGCTATTGGCGCCACCACACTCAAGGAGTTCCAGCGCCACATCGAGAAGGACCCGGCGCTCACCCGCCGCTTCCAGCCGGTCTATGTGCTTGAACCGTCTGTAGAAGACGCCGTCGCCATTCTTCGTGGTCTCAAGGAGAAGTATGAGCTCTACCACGGCGTGCGTATCACGGATGACGCCATCCTTGCTGCAGTGAACCTCTCCAGCCGCTACATCACCGATCGCTTCCTCCCCGACAAGGCGGTAGACCTCATCGACGAAGCTGCTTCTGCGCTCCGCATCTCTCTCGAGAACAAGCCGCCCGCGCTCGAAGAGGCGCATCGCAAGATCCTTCGCCTCGAGATCGAGAAGGAGGCACTCAAGAAGGAGGCTGACAGCTCCGAGGGTAAGAACGCCAAGAGCCGTACCAAGACCATTGACCGCGAGATCGCTGAGCTCCGCGAGAAGACACATGATCTTGAACTCCGTTGGAACAACGAGAAGGATATCCTCGGTAGTATCCGCTCCATCAAGAAAGAGCTCGAAGAGCTCCGCATGGAGGCGGAGCGCACGGAAGCGCGTGCTGATCTCGCGCGTTCTGCCGAGATCCGCTACGGCAAGATCCCGCAGCTTGAGAAGGAGCTCGAAGGGAAGAACAAGCGCTTGGAGAAGCTGCAGCGCTCCCGCCGTATCCTCAAAGAAGAGGTCGCAGAGAGCGATATCGCCGACGTGGTGGCACGTTGGACCGGCATCCCTGTATTCCGCATGCTCGAAGCGGAGGCTTCCAAGCTCTCCCGCATGGAGGATGAGCTTAGGAAGCGCGTGGTGGGCCAGGAGGAGGCCATCCGCAAGGTCTCCGAGGCCGTACGCCGCTCGCGTGCAGGTATCAGCGATCCGGATCGCCCAATCGGCTCTTTCATCTTCCTCGGCCCTACCGGCGTCGGTAAGACCGAGCTCACCCGCGCGCTCGCGGAATTCATGTTTGATACCGACAAGGCGCTTATCCGTATCGACATGTCCGAGTACATGGAGAAGCACTCCGTCTCCCGCCTCATCGGAGCGCCCCCGGGCTACGTGGGCCATGAGGAGGGCGGCACGCTCACTGAAGTTGTGCGCCACCGTCCTTACTCCGTCCTGCTTTTTGACGAGATAGAGAAGGCTCATCCGGAAGTCTTCAATATCCTCCTCCAGGTGCTCGACAACGGCCGCCTGACCGATTCCAAGGGCCGCACCGTCAATTTCAAGAACACCATCATCATCATGACCTCGAACATCGGGGCGCAATACATCGATAAGATGGAGCAGATCGGCTTCAACACGAGCCGGGGGAGCGCGGACAAGCAGTACAACCTCACCAAGGAGAAGGTGCAGGCTGCACTCAAGGACTTCTTCCGTCCTGAGTTCCTCAACCGTCTCGATGACGTCATCATTTTCGACATCTTGAAGCCGGAGATCGTGCATCAGATCGTCTCCATCCAGGTAGACATCGTACAGAAGCGCCTCGCGGAGAAGGAGATTAATCTGGAGTTCCAGGACGGCGTCATCGACCTCCTCGCCAAGGAGGGTTACGATCCGCATTACGGCGCACGACCGCTGAAGCGTCTCATCCAGACCAGGATCCTCAATCCGGTGGCCACTCTCATGATCAACAAGGGCGTCGCCCAAGGTGGCACCATCATCGTCGGCCTCAAGGACAAGGAATTCACTTTCGAGGTGAAGAAAGGGAAGCGCACTGCTGCTACTTTTGTAGATGCAGACAAGGTGCTCGCATAG
- the rpmG gene encoding 50S ribosomal protein L33 — protein sequence MSQDRLIKLACSKCKRVNYWSRKNKKKVERKIELAKWCKWCKKKTAHKEAKK from the coding sequence ATGTCGCAAGATAGACTCATCAAGCTCGCCTGCAGCAAGTGCAAGCGCGTCAACTATTGGAGCCGCAAGAATAAGAAGAAGGTCGAGCGCAAGATCGAGCTCGCCAAGTGGTGTAAGTGGTGCAAGAAGAAGACTGCTCACAAGGAGGCCAAGAAATAA
- a CDS encoding redoxin domain-containing protein, giving the protein MVSIGQEVPNLEFEIFQNDKNKTVKLHDYKGKWLVLFFYPADFTFVCPTELEELADQYDAFKKEGAEIVSVSTDTVFVHKAWHDTSEAIKKIKFPMAADPSGKISRTFGTYVENNGAAFTDDEGLSLRGTFIINPEGVLKSMEINDNSIGRSARELFRKLQAAKYVSTHKGQVCPASWEPGKDTLKPGMDLVGKI; this is encoded by the coding sequence ATGGTGAGCATCGGCCAGGAAGTACCCAACCTCGAATTTGAGATCTTCCAGAACGACAAGAATAAAACGGTAAAACTTCACGACTACAAAGGGAAGTGGCTTGTCCTCTTCTTCTATCCCGCCGACTTCACCTTCGTCTGTCCGACCGAGCTCGAAGAGCTCGCCGACCAGTACGATGCCTTTAAGAAAGAGGGTGCAGAAATCGTCTCTGTGAGCACGGACACGGTCTTCGTGCACAAGGCCTGGCACGATACCTCGGAAGCAATCAAGAAGATCAAGTTCCCGATGGCGGCCGACCCTTCCGGCAAGATCTCCCGCACTTTCGGCACCTATGTCGAGAACAACGGAGCTGCGTTCACGGACGACGAGGGCCTTTCGCTCCGCGGCACCTTCATCATCAATCCTGAAGGAGTGCTCAAGTCGATGGAGATCAACGACAACAGCATCGGACGCTCTGCGCGCGAGCTCTTCCGCAAGCTCCAGGCGGCTAAGTACGTCTCTACGCATAAGGGCCAGGTATGCCCCGCAAGCTGGGAGCCGGGCAAGGATACACTGAAGCCGGGGATGGATTTGGTGGGGAAGATCTAG
- a CDS encoding DUF2177 family protein, protein MLKILYTYLLSLPVLVGLDLVWLGVLMTNFYKSRLGEILAPTFRLWPSVGFYLIYAAGLLYFVALPAFEKGSLSIAILNGALYGFVVYSLYNLINQATLVKWSYTVLLVDTAWGVFLGGIMGFVAYKLLQFFT, encoded by the coding sequence ATGCTAAAAATCCTTTACACCTACCTCCTCTCGCTTCCTGTCCTAGTTGGACTCGACCTTGTTTGGCTCGGAGTCCTGATGACGAATTTCTATAAATCCCGCCTGGGAGAGATTCTGGCGCCGACGTTCCGTCTCTGGCCTTCCGTCGGCTTTTATCTCATCTACGCGGCAGGGTTACTCTACTTCGTAGCTCTCCCGGCTTTCGAGAAAGGCTCGCTAAGCATAGCGATACTGAATGGCGCGCTCTACGGTTTCGTGGTCTACAGCCTCTACAATCTCATCAATCAGGCTACGCTCGTGAAGTGGTCGTATACCGTCCTTCTTGTGGATACCGCCTGGGGAGTATTTCTTGGAGGGATTATGGGTTTCGTCGCTTACAAACTACTTCAGTTTTTCACTTGA
- a CDS encoding glycosyltransferase family 2 protein — protein MKPSLEVILRTHSTSDVHPGVRVVGPEVSKLEVIRRSLRSLAFSLSEAHRAGLADIKLSILDDHSSPETVSFLEHFAAALPFSAEVYPLEGEGNAVSLAACFVRGRASNADLLYFVEDDYLHVPEALSEMLESYALFSKNLGGRPVALFPADDPSFYRPNTFVPSRVVTGSHRHWRTNVQTTCTFFLPRSVLEMHYPVFEELTRNGVDEGSSINRLWQGPVTLFTPLPSLAAHLQFSDCIPPLFDWKSLWERYAIEPRYV, from the coding sequence ATGAAGCCGTCTCTCGAGGTTATCCTGCGCACTCATTCGACGAGCGACGTGCATCCTGGGGTGCGGGTAGTGGGCCCGGAAGTATCAAAACTTGAGGTCATTAGGCGCTCTCTGCGCTCGCTTGCGTTCTCCCTCTCGGAGGCGCACCGCGCGGGACTCGCGGACATAAAGCTCTCGATCCTGGACGATCATTCTTCTCCTGAGACGGTTTCCTTCCTCGAGCATTTCGCGGCCGCGCTCCCGTTCTCAGCAGAGGTGTATCCGCTTGAGGGAGAGGGGAATGCGGTTTCGCTCGCGGCCTGCTTCGTGCGTGGTCGCGCCTCGAATGCAGACCTCCTCTATTTCGTAGAGGATGACTACCTGCATGTTCCTGAGGCCTTGAGCGAGATGCTGGAGAGCTATGCGCTCTTCTCCAAGAATCTGGGAGGACGCCCCGTCGCGCTTTTCCCGGCGGACGATCCTTCTTTCTACCGGCCCAACACTTTCGTACCCTCGCGGGTGGTCACGGGCTCCCATCGTCACTGGCGCACCAACGTGCAGACCACGTGTACGTTCTTCCTTCCTCGTTCTGTACTCGAGATGCACTACCCAGTATTCGAAGAGCTCACCAGGAACGGTGTGGATGAGGGGAGCTCCATCAATCGCCTCTGGCAGGGTCCTGTTACGCTCTTCACCCCGCTGCCGAGCCTCGCGGCGCATCTCCAGTTCTCTGATTGCATCCCGCCGCTCTTCGATTGGAAGAGCCTCTGGGAGCGGTACGCTATCGAACCTCGTTATGTATAA